Proteins encoded within one genomic window of Ranitomeya variabilis isolate aRanVar5 chromosome 4, aRanVar5.hap1, whole genome shotgun sequence:
- the LOC143764892 gene encoding uncharacterized protein LOC143764892 → MSAAPSCDVTHPWSSSMQEPGPVQVFVLFLLSYKMPSCIVNQCANKTGRKGQSKDIMLHKFPNEIEKIIEWLANTGQQFIDLQALAMKIMALRKRGKYALCSGHFTSDSYDYHCKGKTLKANAVPTIFPIVCDGEIMIEEIFNKDRSRGKRKRVFYSSASQGPHTAAAQPEQLNFQEDEVCKPGFRNLSTQTSSSLTNSTFIKLEVNTESGRDALTENLSHSF, encoded by the exons ATGAGCGCTGCCCCTTCCTGTGACGTCACACACCCCTGGAGCAGCTCCATGCAGGAGCCCGGACCAGTGCAG gtttttgttctttttttgctGTCTTACAAAATGCCTTCGTGCATTGTTAACCAGTGTGCAAACAAAACGGGCCGCAAGGGTCAAAGCAAAGATATAATGTTGCACAAATTCCCAAATGAGATTGAGAAAATAATTGAATGGTTGGCGAACACCGGACAGCAGTTCATTGACTTGCAGGCGTTGGCAATGAAAATAATGGCTTTAAGAAAAAGGGGTAAATATGCGCTATGTTCAGGACATTTTACTTCGGACAGTTATGACTACCACTGTaaagggaaaactttgaaagctaATGCCGTACCAACAATATTTCCTATAGTCTGTGATGGAGAGATAATGATCGAAGAAATTTTTAATAAAGATCGTAGCAGAGGCAAAAGAAAAAGAGTGTTTTATTCTTCTGCCAGCCAAGGTCCCCATACAGCAGCAGCTCAGCCTGAACAATTGAACTTTCAGGAAGATGAAGTATGCAAACCAGGCTTCAGAAACCTTAGTACTCAAACCAGCAGCTCGCTGACAAACTCAACATTTATCAAGTTAGAAGTTAATACAGAATCTGGCAGAGATGCATTAACGGAAAACCTTTCACACAGTTTTTGA